Proteins encoded by one window of Dendropsophus ebraccatus isolate aDenEbr1 chromosome 4, aDenEbr1.pat, whole genome shotgun sequence:
- the IFT27 gene encoding intraflagellar transport protein 27 homolog isoform X1: MVKLSAKCLVAGDSTVGKSTLIQLFRSDGSHFPKNYSMSPREPTTIFQCIAFDGSPNTSSVTWYKCQGSCLPSVHSFKVLHMDRTTRPASRIWRPFFAQTTTMDVITKTVQIPDTGDSVELFLCDSPGKAMFHEMTELLWDQPGALCLVFDVTCETSFSNCTRWLQRVKSKTTSPYLPGVLVGNKTDLTGRRVVEKIQAEEWAASHGLVYFETSAKELENFDQPFRALAKSFHRLYQERVEGIKSLL, translated from the exons ATGGTGAAGCTGTCTGCCAAGTGCCTGGTCGCTG GCGACTCAACCGTGGGGAAGAGTACACTAATCCAGCTGTTCCGTAGTGATGGAAGCCACTTCCCGAAGAACTACAGTATG tcccctAGGGAACCTACTACTATATTTCAGTGTATTGCTTTTGATGGCTCCCCTAATACTAGTTCGGTGACATGGTACAAATGCCAGGGTTCCTgcttaccatcagtacattcgtttaaagttttgcacatggatagaacaacgCGGCCCGCTTCCCGCATATGGCGCCCCTTCTTTGCCCAG ACAACGACTATGGATGTCATAACGAAAACGGTGCAGATTCCAGATACGGGGGATAGTGTG GAGCTCTTCCTGTGCGATTCTCCTGGGAAGGCAATGTTTCATGAGATGACAGAGTTATTG TGGGATCAGCCTGGCGCCCTCTGCTTGGTATTTGATGTCACATGCGAAACTTCATTTAGTAACTGCACCAGGTGGTTACAACGAGTAAAATCGAAGACCACAAGCCCATACCTACCCG GAGTTCTGGTGGGAAATAAGACAGACCTAACTGGCCGTAGAGTAGTGGAGAAGATCCAGGCTGAGGAGTGGGCAGCGAGCCACGGACTGGTGTATTTTGAGACCTCAGCG AAGGAGCTGGAAAACTTTGATCAACCATTTCGAGCCCTGGCCAAGTCATTTCATCGCCTGTACCAGGAGAGAGTGGAGGGCATTAAAAGCCTTCTGTAG
- the IFT27 gene encoding intraflagellar transport protein 27 homolog isoform X2, which translates to MVKLSAKCLVAGDSTVGKSTLIQLFRSDGSHFPKNYSMTTTMDVITKTVQIPDTGDSVELFLCDSPGKAMFHEMTELLWDQPGALCLVFDVTCETSFSNCTRWLQRVKSKTTSPYLPGVLVGNKTDLTGRRVVEKIQAEEWAASHGLVYFETSAKELENFDQPFRALAKSFHRLYQERVEGIKSLL; encoded by the exons ATGGTGAAGCTGTCTGCCAAGTGCCTGGTCGCTG GCGACTCAACCGTGGGGAAGAGTACACTAATCCAGCTGTTCCGTAGTGATGGAAGCCACTTCCCGAAGAACTACAGTATG ACAACGACTATGGATGTCATAACGAAAACGGTGCAGATTCCAGATACGGGGGATAGTGTG GAGCTCTTCCTGTGCGATTCTCCTGGGAAGGCAATGTTTCATGAGATGACAGAGTTATTG TGGGATCAGCCTGGCGCCCTCTGCTTGGTATTTGATGTCACATGCGAAACTTCATTTAGTAACTGCACCAGGTGGTTACAACGAGTAAAATCGAAGACCACAAGCCCATACCTACCCG GAGTTCTGGTGGGAAATAAGACAGACCTAACTGGCCGTAGAGTAGTGGAGAAGATCCAGGCTGAGGAGTGGGCAGCGAGCCACGGACTGGTGTATTTTGAGACCTCAGCG AAGGAGCTGGAAAACTTTGATCAACCATTTCGAGCCCTGGCCAAGTCATTTCATCGCCTGTACCAGGAGAGAGTGGAGGGCATTAAAAGCCTTCTGTAG